TCGAATTCATGCCTGTGAGCATGGAAAATTCCGTCATGAATTTCACTCAGCACGCACTCGTCATTCTCGGCGTTAACGAATTTCATAACGGTTGCAACAATTCTCATACTGCGATAGCGCCAGTTGAAGTGGTAAATGTCCGGAATTAACGGCTTTGATGGAAGTTGATCCATAAGATTATCTTGCAAGTGTTTCGAAAACGCCTCCGTAAAAATGGAACGCTGATCCAAGTACTCGATGACGGTTTTTAGATTAGTTTCGTCGTCATCGAGTGGAGTTTGGCTCTCCAAGTAAACTCGAACGTCATGACCGCGatcttcttcaattttattgaatgttgCCGACAACCACCGAACCTTGCGATGTTTTATTTCTGTGATTCTGCCGACCTTATCGCACAATACATTCAATTCTCGCTGTCGCCAAAGAACTGTTAGACTGGTGTAGTAATCGTCGGAGTCTGTTGGTATCTCCTTAAAGCCATTCTGTGCTGCAAACTCTTTGGTTTCATTGAAAGGAACACGCCAGTCGGTGTAGAAGGAGTGTCTTATTCCATTACCGTCATTGATTTTCGGCGTGGACTTGAATTGAAGACTTTTGTTTCTTTGCGGCCCGCTACGCATTTTTAACTCATGAAGCGGTATTAACGCCAGTGTATCCGTACTGTTGTCACTCTGTCGTTGAGATCGTACCAGCGTCGACGagttgtaatttttcatatccTGAATGATGTCATGTTGTCGCTCCAGTTCAAGATTTTCTTCCATGTGCGCCACTTTCTCCTCAACATTTTGCAATGAAATCGTCTCAAACGTATTGTGCAAAGCTTCCGGAATGTGAAAGAAGTAGTGATGGCCACACCGAACTCTGCAaaccaatttaccgaaaaagcGAAGACATCTCGCACTCTTTCTGGCTGATCTCTGCTTTTCATCATACCAATCCATTTGTTTCAGGAACCGGTTTTCGTAGCGTTGATACTCAAGCACTCTCCAATTCGCATTTCGATCATGGCACAACTTTAATGTTGACTTCCATATACCCATGTGGTGGACATGGTATCGATCGCCCTCGTACGATGAAAATGACACTTCTGTCGAAGATCCATTGCCGAACTCTGGCAAAATGATTGTAGCATTCATCACATGGTAAATCTTCTTCCGGGATACGTCTCTGACCCGAACGTTCATAATTTTCcagtgaattttgttaataCCTTTCTCAACATCAGCAAAGTATTTATGGTCACCACTGACCTCGACATAGTAGAATCCGTTCCGTTCGGTGAGCGTAAGGTGCAGATTTTCCGCGTTCTTTGGATTACAAACCCTTTTCAATTCCTTCAAACACGAGATTCTTGAAGCTTCGGTGGACGTGTTCGGGTCGACATATCGCTTATCGAGTCGAAACAGTCGCTTTTTAGTGCAAAACtcgaacaatttttgaacGTCACCATCATGCACTGATAGAATGCAAAGTGCAACTTCAGCGATTTGGCACAGTTCGTCCACCAGATCTCCTTTTATCAAAGGTTCCTTCGTCAACGGGTCCACTTTCGTTATTAGCCACAATCGATTTCGGGAACTGACTTGTTTCAAGAAGTCGTAAATTAACGTTCCGCACCCCGAATCATTTACCGAATCAATCCAACTGGCAAAACGTTTCAGAGTGTAAGACGGTGGCGTGTTTTCGATATCCGTCTGTGGTGCTGAAGTGGTTGCAAATGAGACAAATAGGTGACAGAACGAGATGACTGTCATGAGCCCTTCACTTCCACatgatttcacaattttgGCAATTCGAGCCCATTCAATCAGAACTTTAAGAGCGGCCCAGCATCCTACATTCCTGTCGAGTGTACTGGCCAGCGTGCTCGTCTTTCTAACGCCGTCtagaaaatttgttatttcgatGTGCTGTGATTTGTAAGTGAGTGCGACGCAATGTGGTCTCTTCAGGATCTCCACGTTGTGGTCCATTTGATATAAGGACTTGCTGATAGTGGAGAAATCGCTGCTCGTCGCACACAAGTCAATGTCCGAATGTTCTTCATTCAGTCCAAGCGCTGAGCTGCCATAAAGATGACACTCAATTCCATTCAGTTTATCGGTCACTGTCTCGTAAATATTGTATCGCGTACGCCAGTCATTCAACCATCGAATCTTGTTGTACACGACCCATCGATGCGTTGAGtcgagaattttttgtgaaatggtTTTGCGGATGCACTCGTCGAAATTTACGTATGGCAACGCAAGGAACGAAAAACTATGGACGGGCCATGGAGACGATTTGGGTCTGCTGTACCATTCGAGAATTTTCTCTTGATTATTATCGTTGTCCGATCGccatttatcgaaaatggttttccaTTTTCGCCAAAATGCACCTACGTCCGTGAGTACATTTTGGCGTAATTGGTGTTCCTGTTTGTACGTGGACAAATATTCACTTTTCCAGATCGGTGTGCCAGAAAACAGATCCACTTCGGACTCTAAATCGAAACTCTGCAGCCGCGTTTTTATCTCATAGCAATACGCAGCATAGCAATTTTCGATGGAATTTGTGTCACCGGTGATGCTGAACTTTGAATTGCTTGTGGTGAAACGTCGCTTTTCGAGGAAAACTTCCAGAATCGGCTTTGATTGCCGGAACAACTCACCAAGAATTGTTTCCGAGCGATAAGACGCCTTATCAGCTTTCTGCATAAAGTCTGGATACTGAGACGGCAACAGCTTCGGCGGTATTTTCCCCACCGTGTATCCCTTCTTTGGAGCATCGGTTTCGGCTGTAACATATTTAGCTAATTCAATGCTTCGTTCGTGTCTCATATTAAATTGATCGGCGACCGCCAGATGTGCATTCGCAACAATGCCGAGCTGATTTTTCGACACATAGTCGCAGTAAAACTGCATCATCGATTCGTGATTCGAATTGCATATTTGCACCGTTTCACTTTCTGTCGTTTTAAGTTCGACCACTTTTTCACCGGGAATCTGCAGGCCCTGCGGAACCAAATTCTCATCCCAAATGACGTAGTATAAGTCACCATCTAGATCACCTCCAGAGCATTCACTGGCATGCGAGCTAGGCCCTTTCGATGGCATAACCAAACAGTTTGTGTACAAATTTCTCAGAGCTGAACAGCTCTTCCCGGCCATCAATACTCGAATGTCTGAAGGTAGTACGCACGGATTTCGGAAGATCAAGATTTTTCCTTCTAACTCATAATCGAAATCACTTTCAACGATGTGTGCGTAGATTTCGCCATATTCCAAGGTTTCGGTTTCGTCCAGCACGCCCATTAAAATCCTGCCATTCGGAACGGGTATGTGAGAGTGGTCGGTAATTCCGGAGATTAAAGCGACTGAATTGCTAATCAACATTTGACTGAAGAACGGCTCTCGCACTAAATGCTGCGGTGGAAAGAGTTcccaatcaaaaattttcgactgAGATTGCACAAATGATAGTGACGAATTGTCGTCAACCAATGTGTACATACAATTTGTGAGTACTATGTGCTGCATTTCAAGGAAGGTATCGTCAGGAATTCCATAACATGACAGTAAAAGAATCACATGTCGATTCAGAAACAATGGCAGAGAACGGCTGTAATTTAGCACTTCCAGAGTGTTGTGCTTGCTTTCAAATTTCTTCATCGATTTTCGGAACGTAACCTCATCGTCCTGATGAAAAGCGCTGATGACTCCCTTGATTCCGCCGACTCTAATCTGAAATGCCGTAGGTTTTTGTGGTAGTTTCAGCACAGATTGCAGCTTCTCCACTAAGCTGTGCGAAACTCTGCCGATTCCATCACTGAAATTGACGCCATTCTTTTCCACGTCATTCGCTACCGTATGCAAGTATCGCTCATTCAAAGTTACTGTTTCCGAACTGGCGGCGAAGGCCAACGCAAGACGTGTTAACTTTCTACCAGCGCTCCAAGTACCTGGAAATTCGCCAATTTTATCGTAAACATCGTCTCTGTTCAGTGTGGAGAACCAGCAACGTCCCTCTCGTAGTTGCGAGTTTGAGCAGCCCAGAAATGTGAACGTTTTCTCTCCAATTTTGATTCCGTTTCGCAGCACGGCTAGGAACCAGTCACAAATATTCGCCGATCGCCACGGATTACCGCCATTCTCATCAGTGAATGAAATCAGTAGGAAGTTTTCCGGGTCCGGATGGTAGCGAAAAATTCGATTCTTTTGCACCGACTGCATGGGTAAATAAACGAATCGTGTAGGTGTTACATTCACTCGACACAGTGACACATAGTCCTCGGGATGGCGTTCATATTCCGAAAACGGAAGTCGCACGTCCTGAATGTTATTAATTTTTAGCCTCTGAAAGCGAACTGGTGTCGTGTTGTTTAGCAGCAGCTTCAGTGCGGTCAAAGACGAGCACTTATAGAACCGTTCCAAAATGCGTTGCGGTAAAATTGTTGGTAGCAACGCTGAATGTGTGCTATGCCAAACTTTGATCAAATAATCGGTCATGAAAGGTGTTTTAGCAGGCTGACTGTTAGCGGATCGATAGCTGTCCTGCccatttgatttatttagcTGACAAACGTTATAAACGTTCATGGTGAATGCATGAAATGCTCTTCGAAGCGCCGTAGATGTTTCACAGTCTATCGATGTCTTACGTTGAAGGCACAGATTGAACGACTTTGTGGTGAAGTCGAAATGAGCCAATTCCTCGTCGATGAAGTATGCTGGCGGATTACGTagacacaaaaatatttccaacgaATTCATTGTGTCGTTGATCAGAATCGTTTCCACGTTGATTGCCTGAATGCGGAATTGTCGATTGTTTGccgaaattttcattgcattgTTATGAACATGAAACTCAATCACATTGTCCCACCAAATCGGACTGAAGTCAAAATTGACGGTGGTGAAATCATCGAAGAAACATCCGGTTAACGAATCGAAAACCACAGTTGTCTGACGGGCCATGTTTTCGCTTTGACTGTTTTCATTTACTTCAATCCACGATCGGAATCGTGGGATGGATGAAACTTCCTTGATAATTCTTGACATGCTTTCATCGTTCGATACTGTGAAGTGAGCGTCGATAAATCTTTTATTCACTTTCACCCGGTCGCAGGATTGCATGTGGTCCAGCAGAGCAGCTGAATTGACAAAGTGCACAAACCGCAGCTTAATAACTTTTCCAACACCAACAGTCACTGgatcattttccatttcatcaTCGTCGTCACCATCAGACTCgtcatttacaaaataactttCTGCAGAATGACGATCATCAGACAGCAAAAACTGGTCCAATTCTTCGCCAATGTCTTGATCAAGAGCGCTGTGATTTTCGGCCATCAATTGACGAATGGTGTAGTTCATAGCGACTTCCATCTGTGTCAATTGATTCGCCCTTTGTTGTTTGTCGGCCGAAACGAAGGCTACGAACGTTGCGACATCCATACGGGCGCGTCCTCTCGCTTGAATGATTGATTTCACTGACTTTACCCCATCAAAACATATGACCAAACCACACATCGCAACATCAATTCCTTGCTCGAGAACGGACGTAGCAACGAGTAATCGACACTCACCAGCCCGAAACATTTCCAACACCTTCTGTTGCACATCTTTGTACGTTGAGCCGCAATTTGCGTTTCCCATCACAGAAATGGgattcatttcgtttatgaGCGGATCGTCTTTCAGTCGTCGACACAATCGTTCGGCAGTACTGCGACGTTCAACAAAAATCAGAATTCGTTCATGTTCGCCGCGATGCTTTTTCAGTACACTCAACAGCTCCAATAATCTCGGAGAATTCTCGGCAATGTCATGTTCCGTAAATATTTGCTCGACGGATTGACGCAATTGCTGAACGATTGGTGCAAGTTGAGCAGAATGTTTCGATGGGACGCGATCTCTTTCCACAAAGTCTAGGTCAGCACGAATCAACTGGATTAGTTTCGCTGGTCCGAAAATTTGCAATATATTCAATGAGTCCAACCACTTTCGCATCCAAGTCGTCAATTGCAATAACTGAATGTCGTCCTCGTCTTGTCCAACCAACCGTGCCATGCTGATACTTTTCGAAATTGTGTCAATTTTGCTTTGCACACTAAATTTGCGCGGAAATGTTTTCCAATTGGCTTTGTAAAACGGATGCAGCCCCGACAGCAAGTTCAACGATTcgataacaaatttttcatattccaTCTCAAATGCGGTCTTCTCAATCGCCACATAGTTGCAACTTATTCGATTCGGTTTTTCCGTACTATCGTCCAGTAACGGCGTATATGGCACTGCTCCAAGTCTACTGCATAACGAGGATATACTTTGACTCATATTATGTTCATTCAAGCACGGTGACGCTGTCAATCCTAAAACTCTTGGCCGTTTCGATTCTGGACACCGACTAATGTAAGGCAGCAAACGGCCATAATTTGAATTAGGGCTGTTGGCTAGGTGGACCTCGTCGAATATCAGTAGAGATATTTGCGACATGGCGATTTGATTGAGTTTTATTGCGTTGAAAAGCATATCCGGAGTACAAACGCAAATTTCCTCCGGTGACCAGGTGCTCCGTTTAAATTCGTCACCGCTCCGACGAATTACGTTAAAACCAGTGTTTCGTTCAATAGCAGATGCTTGTTGATCCACCTGATGAAGACAGAAATGACTGAGAACGGACACGACAATCATTTGTTAACAGTAAAACTCACCAGTACGACAGTCGGAACTAGAAAGACTTGTCCCTTGCTCGGGTTCCGTTGCTGGTACGCTTTCATCAACATACAGGCGATCAGGGTTTTTCCCATCCCCGTTGGCAAACACATCAAAACGCTATTGAAGCAGGCAAAGCAAAATCCACGCCACTGATAGTCCTTCGGCGACAAGTCACTTTTCGATGCCACAGCTTTTCCAGCTGCGATAATGTCATCCAGATCAGATACACTATGAAAGTGGACGGTATCCAATGCAACCAATGGTGCAGGGTTGTTTGGAATTGTCGCAGTTATGCGGCGAATGTTCGGGTACATGTCGATCAGTTTGGACCATTTGGCTTTTTTCCTCGCCGGCGATCCACTGTTCGTGTCCAACAAGTAGACGTTTCTCGACGAAAAATTGACCGTCATTTGTTCGAAGCCACTAATTAGGTTTACGACGCCCACTTTGAACTGGCAATTGGCACAGTGCACATTATACGGGAAACGTTCGTCACTTGATCCGACTAGGCGAATGTTCATGGGAATGGCGCCACCAGGAATGACATATTCAGGCCCGAGAGCCAAATTCCATCCACCGGTGGTAAGGTCTTGATAGAATGCAATTTGACTGAAATCGGCGAGGTTCAATTGCGAACAATCCTTGAATGAGCACTTCAATGGCATTTTTGAGAGCCTAGAACGAAATTGAGACAAATGATAAAAATCGTAGCGACCATAAAGTGTAGCTCTAGATTATGTCAGCGACTGACAACAAGAAGGGAGAGAATTTAGCTTGAACGATGTTCCACACCAACAATTCATGAACTTCGAGATTGCTTATACTATTTACAACATAGGTCAATAACCGTGCAATGTTGGTATTGCAGTAGTCATTGATAAAAACAGAGTGATTGAAAACGTCCCTTTatcgaaagaaaatttcttatgattttcgcaaaaacaatcaaaatcttacTTTGCTCTACGTGCACAACTTGATCTGCAATTTGAGCagtgaaaaatcaattattttgcaCTGCAATTTTCGTAAAACTTCCGTTCCCATCTGAGATTTGGATGGGGAATAACCGacaaaattgtaaacaaatgaaattgtcaaaatatgcCTTCCGACATGCAGCGCCTCTATTATAAAACGGTTACAACACTCTAATCAACAAGTTGGTGAGTTTGTGTCGGGtgtcattgaaattttcaaaaattcgtgGCAAATGACCATTTTTTGAAAGGATGCGATTTTCGAACTGAAAATTATTAAGATTGACGAAGTACATGCGTTCCGCAAACTTTATCTGtcggtcaggtcccttgactgataattttcgcaatataaattttatcaattttagtTGTATATACGTGAAGACTACTACTTCCTTTTTCTAATTTACTCAATTtacattaataataatttgttcgggattataaataaaaaatttcatttaactttttcgaTGGCGGTATCGTCCCCAATATAGATGTAACATTTCCCTTTTGTATCGCTATACTAATGCGTTGAATCAGGTACGATGTAGACCGTTTTTCGTTTGTCACATCTGCGATTTTACTGCCTATCTTCTTGATTAAATCTAACCCATGTTTACCAATAACTCCCGAAGTTTCCGAGCCGATGGGCACAAAGCAGAATTGATTGGACAAATCAGAATAATGGCGAAATTTCTTATCTTCGGCCTGTTTTGCAGCATATCCTACATGTCTTGAGGTTGATTCCAGATATGAAGGGGCGAAAGTGTCCCGACATGTATAATCCCAGAGAAGGGATTTTCCACGTTCCCATGGTACGAGAGTTAAGCCGTCTGGTAATTTTCCATCTGGTCTTGAGCATCCGGGGGGTTCCAAGATTGCAGGAACTTCCGCTGATCGTAGAGCTCGCTGGAGGATATTATTTGCTGATGCATGTCGAATCCTTGTACCTTTTGCCTTTGAACAGGATAGTCCGTGTCTACCAAATTGATCGACCTTTTCTCCACAGATGCAAGTATGTGGTTGCACAATCGGTGTGCCTAAGCGTAGTGACATAGCGACTCTGAATTCATCATTTGATAGGTATGTTCCCAATTGGGGTGATGGAATCACCTGTAGCCATGCGCTGGTATGACACACTGAATTTGATAAAAGTCTTGCTTTATCTTCTTTGGTGTTGACCGATGAATGTATTGAACTGATTGTGTTGTTTATCATATCGATTTCCCAAGCGCTTTGGGACTTTCGTACTGCTGCATCTGGCAAGTCACCATGTTTGTCACACCAAAGTTCTTCTGCCTCCGATTTTGCAAAATCAATTTGTCGGTATTGTTCAGATAACAAATTGTCTAACAAGTCGGAAACTTCGTAAATTGATGATAAAAAGCACGGTAGGGCTATGTCAGATGCATGACGGATCCCAATTCCTCCATATTTAATTGGCAAGGCTGATTCGGACCAAGCTTGAGGTGTTAATTGAACGTTGAGAAGTGATTCTAATGATTCTTTCAAAACTTCGTCATAATGTTGTAGACCAATACTGTTGCGCCACATTGGTGTTCCACGGTGAAAGAAAATCAATCGTGGAGTTGTGATCGAAACTCTCAACAGAAAATAGGCGCCATGTGCACTGATATTCGATAACTTCCTGGATAGTCGTTGTAAGTCGGtgttttagttttagttttagttttagtttatttttcattcttaaacTTACGAAGCATCACAAATCACTGACATATAAATCTACATTTCATTCTATCTTATTATTTCATATTCctaatttttagacccgtacgaagtactggggtcttataggtttacgcatacgtttgtaacacgtcgaattggactccctgagtaaggggaaacctattgtggttgtctagagatgccaaatccgcgaaaaaaaaatgtccgtctgtccgtccgtccgtctgccgtctgcacgataacttgagtaaaacgcatccgattttgaaaattcttttttttcccgtttggtaatatcaaaaaaaaggctaagttcgaagatgagtgattttggatcgacccctcccgagctgtggcccaataagtgctttacggtttttcaaagatatctccggacatttaaacgttaaacttgtaagtgatacgtcaaataaaaggtatttacaataccgatcgacaaaaaaaaagtttatggaaatcggatgaccgactcgtgagttagaccccttggtgtggaacaggcacagggcggcaagcagtttttgcttgtaggtcggccacatttgaacatatttcgttcgttttagctttattagataggtattgaccgtaccaatcagggaaaaaaaagtttatgaaattatgttctccggagcgtgagctaggtctcttggagtgagctcttatctggctactcggccgtacagtgaacgtggagtattttgtcaatatctcgagtaaattttgaccgaatttcatgaattttttttttgtttgaaaggtattaacgaatgtaaagcgtcggtactatttccggtctcctaacaaaatggctgccggcggccatattggattttattaaaagtgatataaagtgggaaaaatggtacttagagagtttctgttaacatggaaataatgtgttaagtgtgaggggcttcagggattccatatatggacatctatatatacctatatacagctatattgagctatatacaggcatatagagctatataatagcatattcctctgtgaaatgtttatttacagtaaaatataggtaaatatagcggtacatagctgtttaaataggaatttatgaaatttgtcttcgtacggggctgtctatattgcctccggcaatttagttgtatatgataacaaggcaaagagtggataatgtaagtgattttaaagggagaatagtttttcagcagagaagaaaatgaagtaagagaaatgaagagtttcacattaaaggcttttgatacgaataggtgtttcgtacgggtcggcgttagctatgtttgttttcaaaatcACATTTACAAATGACGAGGGAAAAACGaactaccgaaatcggacgcatctTCCTGCGGatgtttttatatgtgcctagacaGCTATTGATCCCTagaatctaaaaaaatatttttctaaattccTCGTTGCTTGTGCGGCCAGTGTGTTGgaaaactttaaatatgcacttttcttatagAGTTTTCTCCGGCTACACGCAAcatacagggtcgtgtggggtgtcttcagaaaggtaattgacGTTCTTTTGGAGCACATAGTCGATCATGAGGTGTAGAATCAACTCCTGACGAGTTATGAGCAGTTGAAAGTAGGTGtaaaaatttgactatttcTCCTACCTTCAAATGGTTCGTGTGCATCCGAAAGGCAgcgaaaacatcaaaaaactgttttcccaCTTGCTCAACGAGCTTGGTCAAagctttcaaatgacaccACACATACTAGAGTCTCAACGAATATGActttgaaatgtaaatttgattCCTAATTCAGccaagtttacagccttgaatCCAACTActcgcaaaatattttaaacagaaatttgtttatcaaaaaacttttttttttgcaacgaTTTCAACTGCTGATGATCTTCTTCGTAGTCACTGTGCCTCAAACAATGCCAAGCAACGCATTTCTCGTAATCGAcgtcataaataaaatatgatgactcgcttcgctctgacaCTTTGCACTCGTAGGAGTTGATGATTATTCGGTTTGTTTgcctttttgttaaatttaatccAGAATGGATGCGAATTAAGTTAATGTGCAAATGTGAAACGATGATAGGACTGGttcactttggtaaaaaatagAAGGAAAGCCCGGTATGTACTTCATTTACAAAACCTTAAACAACGCACTGCTTGGATCACAAAACTCAGATAGTTTGTCTCCTTGGCTCTTTGGCTCTTGCTACCCGAGCCCCGATACAATGTCTTGTTTAAAAGGATAGCGTAAACAACTGAAGATagtcagtccactctgacTTTTGGACCGCTGCTGGTTTTCGTCTCGAGGTTGAAACAGCTTTCTTTTTCTCAATTCATTAACTTAACGTGAGCCTTGGGAAGACTGTTTAAACAATGTTTGTCTATTTTTACTTGTAGTGTCGTTTTGATAGGCATTTGACGATGACGATGATTTGTGATTAGACACATATATCTCTCGGACTGGTAAGTAAAATACTCGATTTGAACGAAGGTGACATTGTCTTGGATCGCAGGTAATAGACTAAAGTTGAATGCTCGGACTGACAAGTAAAACACTCTATTTGaatcagtgccggactggccctatTGGCGTTTGGGCGATTCCCGAAtggccttttgatttttatatgaataaAGGTCAATGGATGgccttttgaaaaatgtcttcatacaacgcccgaacggctttttttgagccagtctgCTTCTACTTGTTTCATGCACATTATCGAAAATCAAATCTCGTCAAAGTAATATTTTCCAAGGCTGTAATCCTGTTTTGCTGTTAagcatttcaaaaaaaaatattcttccaAATTGGTTGATAACTTCCCTAACcggaatttttctttaatattaaaaaaaatcaatttttctgttcaaattgtttttataaataCTTCACACAAAATACGATCTCCCGCTAGACCATcagtcaattaaattttacagg
The DNA window shown above is from Bradysia coprophila strain Holo2 chromosome IV unlocalized genomic scaffold, BU_Bcop_v1 contig_84, whole genome shotgun sequence and carries:
- the LOC119072639 gene encoding uncharacterized protein LOC119072639, with product MPLKCSFKDCSQLNLADFSQIAFYQDLTTGGWNLALGPEYVIPGGAIPMNIRLVGSSDERFPYNVHCANCQFKVGVVNLISGFEQMTVNFSSRNVYLLDTNSGSPARKKAKWSKLIDMYPNIRRITATIPNNPAPLVALDTVHFHSVSDLDDIIAAGKAVASKSDLSPKDYQWRGFCFACFNSVLMCLPTGMGKTLIACMLMKAYQQRNPSKGQVFLVPTVVLVDQQASAIERNTGFNVIRRSGDEFKRSTWSPEEICVCTPDMLFNAIKLNQIAMSQISLLIFDEVHLANSPNSNYGRLLPYISRCPESKRPRVLGLTASPCLNEHNMSQSISSLCSRLGAVPYTPLLDDSTEKPNRISCNYVAIEKTAFEMEYEKFVIESLNLLSGLHPFYKANWKTFPRKFSVQSKIDTISKSISMARLVGQDEDDIQLLQLTTWMRKWLDSLNILQIFGPAKLIQLIRADLDFVERDRVPSKHSAQLAPIVQQLRQSVEQIFTEHDIAENSPRLLELLSVLKKHRGEHERILIFVERRSTAERLCRRLKDDPLINEMNPISVMGNANCGSTYKDVQQKVLEMFRAGECRLLVATSVLEQGIDVAMCGLVICFDGVKSVKSIIQARGRARMDVATFVAFVSADKQQRANQLTQMEVAMNYTIRQLMAENHSALDQDIGEELDQFLLSDDRHSAESYFVNDESDGDDDDEMENDPVTVGVGKVIKLRFVHFVNSAALLDHMQSCDRVKVNKRFIDAHFTVSNDESMSRIIKEVSSIPRFRSWIEVNENSQSENMARQTTVVFDSLTGCFFDDFTTVNFDFSPIWWDNVIEFHVHNNAMKISANNRQFRIQAINVETILINDTMNSLEIFLCLRNPPAYFIDEELAHFDFTTKSFNLCLQRKTSIDCETSTALRRAFHAFTMNVYNVCQLNKSNGQDSYRSANSQPAKTPFMTDYLIKVWHSTHSALLPTILPQRILERFYKCSSLTALKLLLNNTTPVRFQRLKINNIQDVRLPFSEYERHPEDYVSLCRVNVTPTRFVYLPMQSVQKNRIFRYHPDPENFLLISFTDENGGNPWRSANICDWFLAVLRNGIKIGEKTFTFLGCSNSQLREGRCWFSTLNRDDVYDKIGEFPGTWSAGRKLTRLALAFAASSETVTLNERYLHTVANDVEKNGVNFSDGIGRVSHSLVEKLQSVLKLPQKPTAFQIRVGGIKGVISAFHQDDEVTFRKSMKKFESKHNTLEVLNYSRSLPLFLNRHVILLLSCYGIPDDTFLEMQHIVLTNCMYTLVDDNSSLSFVQSQSKIFDWELFPPQHLVREPFFSQMLISNSVALISGITDHSHIPVPNGRILMGVLDETETLEYGEIYAHIVESDFDYELEGKILIFRNPCVLPSDIRVLMAGKSCSALRNLYTNCLVMPSKGPSSHASECSGGDLDGDLYYVIWDENLVPQGLQIPGEKVVELKTTESETVQICNSNHESMMQFYCDYVSKNQLGIVANAHLAVADQFNMRHERSIELAKYVTAETDAPKKGYTVGKIPPKLLPSQYPDFMQKADKASYRSETILGELFRQSKPILEVFLEKRRFTTSNSKFSITGDTNSIENCYAAYCYEIKTRLQSFDLESEVDLFSGTPIWKSEYLSTYKQEHQLRQNVLTDVGAFWRKWKTIFDKWRSDNDNNQEKILEWYSRPKSSPWPVHSFSFLALPYVNFDECIRKTISQKILDSTHRWVVYNKIRWLNDWRTRYNIYETVTDKLNGIECHLYGSSALGLNEEHSDIDLCATSSDFSTISKSLYQMDHNVEILKRPHCVALTYKSQHIEITNFLDGVRKTSTLASTLDRNVGCWAALKVLIEWARIAKIVKSCGSEGLMTVISFCHLFVSFATTSAPQTDIENTPPSYTLKRFASWIDSVNDSGCGTLIYDFLKQVSSRNRLWLITKVDPLTKEPLIKGDLVDELCQIAEVALCILSVHDGDVQKLFEFCTKKRLFRLDKRYVDPNTSTEASRISCLKELKRVCNPKNAENLHLTLTERNGFYYVEVSGDHKYFADVEKGINKIHWKIMNVRVRDVSRKKIYHVMNATIILPEFGNGSSTEVSFSSYEGDRYHVHHMGIWKSTLKLCHDRNANWRVLEYQRYENRFLKQMDWYDEKQRSARKSARCLRFFGKLVCRVRCGHHYFFHIPEALHNTFETISLQNVEEKVAHMEENLELERQHDIIQDMKNYNSSTLVRSQRQSDNSTDTLALIPLHELKMRSGPQRNKSLQFKSTPKINDGNGIRHSFYTDWRVPFNETKEFAAQNGFKEIPTDSDDYYTSLTVLWRQRELNVLCDKVGRITEIKHRKVRWLSATFNKIEEDRGHDVRVYLESQTPLDDDETNLKTVIEYLDQRSIFTEAFSKHLQDNLMDQLPSKPLIPDIYHFNWRYRSMRIVATVMKFVNAENDECVLSEIHDGIFHAHRHEFEWFPKHFEFELRLSTDNVSPADLCKKSYDLGLKVFDHAKLNCAQ